CTCATAtcctaaaacaataaaaatgtattcaaatcaATCCATAGAAAAtgcatttgatttgaactggccatttaaaatgattaaaattacttaaatttgACTGAGCATTCTGTTCTGTAGTTTACAAACAATTCAACTTAGAAGTTGACAAATTGTATGTCACTGTTTATGAAACGCCCTCTGCTGGATAGTGATGATGACTTTTGAACAAGTGAAGAATATCACTTTTAATTTGATGGAAACCCCAGTGTTAAATGAAAAAATCATTCACACTCCTCACTTCAAAATCATTGGATGTGGCAGGGCTAATATTATTCTTATTAGTAATAGTAAATACAATTGAATGGTTTCGAGGTAATTTGGGGCTTCTGAGTTCAAAAGTGACACCTATTTCTTTCAACTGAATAGAGTTTTTGAGAATTTTGACAGTTTATGAAATGCACTTTGATTTTTACTAAAAGTAGTGTCCTACTTTGATGTCACTTGATTGTCTCAATTTTTGTTGGAATTTCACATGAACCAATTGCATATTCTGAGCAGACTGCTATCTTTCACGATATCGCATTTAAActgaaagaaaaatgaataattacggACAGTGCCTCATCAAAGTTGTAGCAAAAAAAGTGATACTTTGCATATTAGcgctttaaaaaaatggaatatcTAAAAAACTAGCATCAGTtatgaaaaaaagtcattttcaaatCCAGCAAAATCAAAATATAAAACCTTTGAAATTATCTTGGTATGCCAAGGAAACCATGCAAACtgtgcaattattattatttgtgagACAAGCATAAAACACATTAAGGTCTCTTATAGTATCTCTAGGCAGGATATTTGTATATCATTAGATAGCTTTACAGTTTTCCCTTCCCACTGTCATTATGAATGTTTTGCATAGTGTGTCTTCCATTCATACCAGATTTAGGGTCTGTCTAGAAATAAGTGGAGAAAAAGTTTCAAGACCagcaacaaaaatgtaattgagatAAGGTACAGACTACTAgagacattcattttcttagtGTTTGAAAGGTGTACTTGAGTTTTTCAGGATGGAAGCAAACATATCCAGTTCACCAGTTATCCAGTTCATTTGCTTCGGTGCAGAAATTACAGCATACCGTCAtatgtttattgtacattcattACAGAAATATTTCAACTCAAAAGAATGATCGTCTATCTTTGTTGCCCCACCTCGCTTAAGTCCAGATTGATCCCAGACAACAACTCTCCTCCACAGGAGCGGTTGAGCAAGTCTTTCAGGGCTTCATTGACCTCGTTGTTGAAGACAGTGGTAAAGTTGCCATTGGGGTAACCACCCCCTCCATCGGTGAGAAACGAACCCATCACCTCCTGCAACCACTTCAGCTCATTACTGAGCTCTTGGTTAAGCGCATCAAAGTGGTTCTGTCTTTCCTGGTAGCGGCTGCTGATGCTGTTGAGGCTGGAGCTAAACGACTGCATGTCATCCTGCAGACTTCTCCTCAAGGACTCCACCTTACGGAACTCGTAGCGGATTTGCGAGAGCTCATGGCGCACTCCTTCACTCTCTTCTTTATACCAGGCCTCTTTCTCATTGTATATGGAGACCATGGCGTCAATATCTTCTTGCAGAGAATCATGGGATGATGCCAAGCTCACGAACGACCGTTCCATTTGATCGATGTCCTCCACCACCTGGGCAAAGCGCTCAAAATTGACATAGGTGTTGTTTGGTGGCATGCTTGAATGGGACTTAATTGTGTACTCTCGCAAACGCTTTGTCTTGAGCTGGCGTCTCTCTCGTTTCTGCAGCTCTTGGCCTTTATTTTCCTCTTTGCGCTCATTGGACTGCAGGGTTCAAAGAACACATATAGGACATGTTTAATTAgaccatgataaaaaaaaaaattatgtgggCAATACTATTCGTTTTTGAAGTAAAAAAGGATGTGTACAGTAATTCACAGACACATCTAAGTTGAGCATTTCACATTACCTTAATCCATGGGTGATTAAGAGCATCTTGAATCGTCAGTCTTTTCCTgccatgaaaaacaaaaccaggCTTTGTAAAATCATTGGATTTTTAGCTGATGCAGTGTGTGTAGAACATCATTAACCAAGCTCTTACTTTGTGTCTCTTTCCAGCAAGTGACTGATGAAATTTTTGGCCAGTTCACTGGTATTGCAGAAGAATTCTTCATCAAAGTCATAATTTATGGCTGAAATGTTCTTCAGTGTGTCCTGTTTGGTTTCCCCAAGGAAAGGAGAAGCACCACTTAATCTGGAATAGAAAACAAAGACACATtcagtttctttttgtttgaggCAACAATGCGTGAAGTGAACAATAGTACAAACCCCGCTATTCGCGGAGAAATAGGATTGGTTGATTAATGAAAAtccacatttaactcattcactcccagccatttttactggagcaacctccttcgctcccgtctgatttactggattttggctgattgtgcaaggcccacagaatattgtattctattgatataaaaccatggaacctaacaaaagaaaaattagagtctcttctttcattgggaaaaaagtatattctatctgtttccattttgcagcaatttgcattagaatatagctaagtttcatagttattcaaaattcccgttaaaaacactgacaaaaagagcttgttgcaacatggccctggctaatttcttatactctgctgccacctgctgtccgtttttTGCAATAgctataaatacgtttttggcagtgaAGGGCATAGTATtcaaaaacggatttatacgtttttggattTTAATGCGTTAATTGATGGCCACTGAAATGCATTTGGGGCGTGGGCAGGAATTATGACCCAAAGAAACGCTGATGAACATTTACAATATGTTTTTTGgataaattgattaaaaaatttggTGTGGGGGTGGAGggcgtttatatatatatatatatatatatattttaaaatgcaaGTACGCAGGGGTTGAatgtactgtatactgtttatcaTGGTTCACTTGCAAGATGTAGGTTATGACTCCAATGCTCCACATGTCTGCTTCCAAACCCAATGGCTCATAGTTGACAATCTCAGGTgctttaaatcaaacaaaatgatACAAACAGTTAAACAGAATACAGCATTCTGGAAAAGACTAATGGGCATATATAATCAGTCTTACCGACAAACTCAGGTGTTCCAAAGATGTTTTTAAACTCCACTCCAGCTTCAATTTTGTGGGCTAGACCAAAATCAATCAGTTTAATCCTTGGCAATGGCACATTCTTATCTAGTAGCATTATGTTTTCAGGCTGtagaaaaacaaatatcaaCTTCATCAAGTTACATTGACAATGTGTTTTGTCTACAATAATGAACATTCAAGCTTCAAAACTCTATTAGTTGTTAAAAAGACAAGAAAGAAAAGCAGAGAAATAAGAAATAATTATGTAAATGCAAATGTGAAGTTGTCAACCAAAGGCCCTGGACTGATGGTCAGTCACTGGACTGAGTGACCAGAGCACTGGCGGAAAACGACAACGTCATCAGTGTGAACCATTACACTGCAATGGCCCCTGCTACAGACTACATGGACTGTAACACAACCGGCCTCAAGTACCAGAATGAAACGCTTTAATGCAAGCCTAGCTCTTATAATGTAAAGTAccatttctattttaaatgactTTGGATAATGAATAGCTATGTCACTTACATGTTGCATTTTAATCTGATTTCAAACTTCTGTTAACTGTCTGAATAACAGtagtttagagctgtcaaaattaattgattaattgacaactactttaataatcaagtaattgtttgagccattttttcatttaaaattgtccaaatcctctgatttcacctctgatttctgtagtccttcatgacagaagactgattatcttcttctctgtttaatcaaaataagacatttgcaaacatttctttttagtttagaaaacaatgaccgaacttgtaacatagtacaacatcaaccccccccttttttttaaatcaccgtatgaaaacaatacaaaataaacacaaatcacTGGTTaacaaacagtaatcagggaaaatgcttttgtaattacactttaatgcaaattaaaatgaatccgattagtcgattaatcaattgaataatcaatagattaatcgattctaaaagtATTCAATAATGACAGTACTACAGTGGTATAATAGTATAAAGTGTGTATGAAGTGCATTGTAATGAATCTATTCAAGACGTATACCTTGAGATCAAAGTGGGCTATTTTTCTGGAGTGGAGATAGTTCACCCCCTCAAGGATTTGTTTGATGAACTGGGTTGCCTCATCCTCACTTAGAGACTCTTTCTGGGCCAAGAAGTCAAACAGCTCACCTCCAGAGACCCTGAAATACGAACAATCGACAATTAGGTGACTATGTTTTTTCAATCAGAATTCAAATCTACTGGATAAATGACTTTGAAATTAATTGTGGAGACTTAATGCAGATTATACACAAGGAAACCTCTCTATAGAGTAGAAAGATCCTATATCCTTTATATTTCTTAtgctattaaatgttattataTGGCTTGTGAAACATTGTTTTGTCAATCATGGATATAGTACAAGGGACTAATGCTAAATCTTATTGTGAGCATTTAAATGATCT
Above is a genomic segment from Festucalex cinctus isolate MCC-2025b chromosome 4, RoL_Fcin_1.0, whole genome shotgun sequence containing:
- the dapk2a gene encoding death-associated protein kinase 2a; the protein is MDIFKQQNVEDFYEIGEELGSGQFAIVKQCREKTTGQEFAAKFIKKRQSIASSRGVRLEEIQREVQILQRIQHQNIVTLHDVYENRTDVVLILELVSGGELFDFLAQKESLSEDEATQFIKQILEGVNYLHSRKIAHFDLKPENIMLLDKNVPLPRIKLIDFGLAHKIEAGVEFKNIFGTPEFVAPEIVNYEPLGLEADMWSIGVITYILLSGASPFLGETKQDTLKNISAINYDFDEEFFCNTSELAKNFISHLLERDTKKRLTIQDALNHPWIKSNERKEENKGQELQKRERRQLKTKRLREYTIKSHSSMPPNNTYVNFERFAQVVEDIDQMERSFVSLASSHDSLQEDIDAMVSIYNEKEAWYKEESEGVRHELSQIRYEFRKVESLRRSLQDDMQSFSSSLNSISSRYQERQNHFDALNQELSNELKWLQEVMGSFLTDGGGGYPNGNFTTVFNNEVNEALKDLLNRSCGGELLSGINLDLSEVGQQR